A region from the Helcococcus ovis genome encodes:
- the der gene encoding ribosome biogenesis GTPase Der, protein MARPIVSIIGRPNVGKSTLFNKLVGKRLSITEDTPGVTRDRLYSEVEWQNNKFVLVDTGGLELDYTGDFNKEIEMQADIAIDSSDLIMFLVDGRDGMTSLDMLIAEKLRKSGREVLVVVNKIETKETPLSVYEFYNLGIGELYVISAEQGYGIGDLLDVIIEKFPDDSLKEDEEDRLKIAVIGKPNVGKSSFINMLLGEERAIVSDIAGTTRDSIDSDYEKDGKKYTFIDTAGLRRQRSVNTRVEKFSVIRTYNAVDRSDIVLFFIDAKEGITEQDTKIIGYAHNNNKASIIVINKWDAIEKETNTMKQYEDLIRNKLGFTPYAPVTFISVLKKQRIDKLFDLIEEVDQNYSFRVATGTLNTMLRDAILLNPPKAKKGKQLKIYYISQVTTRPPKFLVYVNDEELMHFSYLRYIENKIRENFNFRGVPITLEVRSRKFEQ, encoded by the coding sequence ATGGCAAGACCTATTGTAAGTATTATAGGAAGACCAAACGTTGGAAAATCAACATTATTTAATAAATTAGTTGGTAAGAGACTTTCTATTACAGAAGACACACCAGGGGTTACCAGAGATAGATTATATAGTGAAGTTGAATGGCAAAATAATAAATTTGTTTTAGTCGATACAGGAGGATTGGAGTTAGATTATACTGGTGATTTTAATAAAGAAATTGAAATGCAAGCTGATATAGCTATTGATTCTTCGGATTTAATTATGTTTTTAGTAGATGGTAGAGATGGTATGACATCTTTAGATATGCTTATTGCTGAAAAATTAAGAAAATCAGGAAGAGAAGTTTTAGTTGTAGTTAATAAAATTGAAACTAAAGAAACTCCATTATCAGTTTATGAATTTTACAATCTTGGAATTGGTGAATTATATGTTATTTCTGCAGAGCAAGGATATGGAATTGGTGATTTGCTTGATGTAATAATTGAAAAGTTTCCGGATGATAGTTTAAAAGAAGATGAAGAAGACAGGTTAAAAATTGCTGTAATCGGAAAACCGAATGTAGGAAAATCTTCGTTTATCAATATGCTTTTAGGTGAAGAAAGAGCAATTGTATCAGATATTGCGGGAACTACTAGAGATTCTATTGATAGTGATTATGAAAAAGATGGAAAAAAATATACATTTATTGACACGGCAGGACTTAGAAGACAAAGATCTGTTAACACAAGAGTTGAAAAATTTTCTGTAATTAGAACATATAATGCAGTAGATAGATCTGATATAGTTTTATTTTTTATCGACGCAAAAGAAGGTATTACTGAGCAGGATACCAAGATTATAGGATATGCTCATAATAATAATAAAGCATCAATAATTGTTATTAATAAATGGGATGCTATTGAAAAAGAAACAAATACTATGAAGCAGTATGAAGATTTAATTAGAAATAAATTAGGTTTTACGCCTTATGCACCAGTAACATTTATATCAGTGCTAAAAAAGCAAAGAATAGATAAATTATTTGATTTAATAGAAGAAGTGGATCAAAACTATAGCTTTAGAGTAGCGACCGGTACACTAAATACAATGTTAAGAGATGCTATTTTATTAAATCCTCCAAAGGCCAAAAAGGGTAAACAATTAAAAATTTATTATATTTCGCAAGTAACAACAAGACCACCAAAGTTCTTAGTTTATGTAAATGATGAAGAATTAATGCATTTTTCTTACTTGAGATATATAGAAAATAAAATAAGAGAAAATTTTAATTTTAGGGGAGTTCCTATAACTTTAGAAGTTAGAAGTAGGAAATTTGAACAATGA
- a CDS encoding HlyD family efflux transporter periplasmic adaptor subunit — protein MNLNFKRILKYKKSIILIVVLIFSLIIVLFSIIYSLFKNKNNEDNLYNVGNTYEVNNNISGSGVAIFDEFVFENFDNIETKIDSKKVYRADSVVDNTNNFDAYENATKIYNVLKDTKKSKNINDIRNFEKIKNNIINNKINFLDISSIKNLNNSNNSEKMINYLNEYIKNKSVKVDSSGYIVNFYDGYETIYNIDSLESSNLELITNKTNNKIVKIPGLKYVNNKYFYFLTYIKDAQKLNKDYLQTAKLKIDKKNYNATIEKSINYKDGLIVLYKLFDNIEGFVNNRFINFELETIKLFTYKVPKSAVFNQYNVEGVYFIKNNKVKFTPVKIIKNENDFVYVSNNFKEIFPNITSSIYKDFEELNPFSKIILNPKNYRENDDYK, from the coding sequence ATGAATTTGAATTTTAAGAGAATATTAAAATATAAAAAAAGTATAATTTTAATAGTTGTTCTTATCTTTTCACTAATAATAGTTTTATTTTCTATAATTTATTCATTATTTAAAAATAAAAATAATGAAGATAATTTATATAATGTTGGTAATACATATGAGGTAAATAACAATATTTCAGGAAGTGGAGTTGCAATATTTGACGAATTTGTGTTTGAAAATTTTGATAATATTGAAACAAAAATAGACAGTAAAAAAGTTTATAGAGCTGATAGTGTTGTTGATAATACTAATAATTTCGATGCATATGAAAATGCCACGAAAATATATAATGTTTTAAAAGATACTAAAAAATCTAAAAACATTAATGATATTAGAAATTTTGAAAAAATAAAAAATAATATAATTAATAATAAAATAAATTTTTTAGACATTAGTTCAATTAAAAACTTAAACAATTCAAATAATTCTGAAAAAATGATAAATTATCTAAATGAATATATTAAAAATAAATCTGTAAAAGTTGATAGTTCAGGATATATTGTAAATTTTTATGATGGATATGAAACTATTTATAATATTGATTCATTAGAAAGTTCAAATTTAGAACTTATTACAAATAAAACAAATAATAAAATTGTAAAAATACCGGGCTTAAAATATGTAAATAATAAATATTTTTATTTTTTAACGTATATTAAAGATGCACAAAAATTAAATAAGGATTATTTACAGACCGCAAAATTAAAAATTGATAAAAAAAATTATAATGCAACAATTGAAAAATCAATAAATTATAAAGATGGATTAATTGTATTATATAAATTATTTGATAATATAGAAGGATTTGTAAATAATAGATTTATAAATTTTGAATTAGAAACTATTAAATTATTTACATATAAAGTTCCTAAAAGTGCAGTTTTTAATCAATATAATGTAGAGGGAGTTTATTTTATTAAAAATAATAAAGTAAAATTTACCCCTGTTAAAATTATAAAAAATGAAAATGATTTTGTATATGTATCAAATAATTTCAAGGAAATTTTTCCGAATATTACATCTTCAATATATAAAGATTTTGAAGAATTAAATCCATTTTCTAAGATAATCTTAAATCCTAAAAATTATAGGGAAAATGATGATTATAAATAA
- the aspS gene encoding aspartate--tRNA ligase, with translation MKRTHFCGQLRKENIGEEVVLNGWVQKSRDLGPLVFIDLRDKFGIAQIVFKKEDNEELYNKAKELKSEYVVGVRGKVFERESKNKDIPTGDVEIISSELVVYDTSKTPPIYIKDNDNASEEMRLKYRYLDLRKLSMQKMLRDRAEIVKAFRDFLYDNEFIEVETPMLTKPTPEGARDYIVPSRISKHGFYALPQSPQLFKQILMVAGTDRYYQIVKCFRDEDLRANRQPEFTQVDLEMSFVDEEDVMEINEKLIQYIFKRVKGIDLKLPFNRMSYDDAMSRFGSDKPDLRYGFEIKDISDLSDKIEFNLFTDSVNENKKIKAINFNGLSSKYSRKQIDKITSSMKGMGASGLIWFRYENGEINSSINKFLNEEYNDSLIERLELKDGDLALVIIDKEPKVSELMGSLRVMIASENIEFKEDEFAITWINEFPMFEYDDEENRYVAKHHPFTHPVDEDIKLLDSNPEKMRAKAYDLVINGDEIGGGSIRINNSDLQNKIFNALKLSKEDIERKFGFFVESLSYGTPPHGGLAFGLDRLVMTLLNKDNIKDVIAFPKTQSASCLLTEAPTTIDKKQLDELNIRFVED, from the coding sequence ATGAAAAGAACACATTTTTGTGGACAATTAAGAAAAGAAAATATTGGTGAAGAGGTAGTATTAAATGGTTGGGTTCAAAAATCTAGAGACCTAGGTCCATTAGTATTTATAGATTTGAGAGATAAGTTTGGTATTGCACAAATTGTTTTCAAAAAAGAAGATAATGAAGAACTTTATAATAAGGCTAAAGAATTAAAATCTGAATATGTTGTTGGTGTAAGAGGAAAAGTTTTTGAAAGAGAAAGTAAAAATAAAGATATTCCTACTGGGGATGTAGAAATTATTTCTAGTGAATTAGTTGTTTATGATACTTCTAAAACACCACCAATTTATATAAAAGATAATGATAATGCTTCTGAGGAAATGAGATTAAAATATAGATATTTAGATTTAAGAAAATTGTCTATGCAAAAAATGTTAAGAGATAGAGCTGAAATAGTTAAAGCATTTAGAGATTTCTTGTATGATAATGAATTTATTGAAGTAGAAACTCCAATGCTTACAAAGCCAACTCCTGAAGGAGCAAGGGACTATATTGTACCGTCAAGAATAAGCAAACATGGGTTTTACGCTTTACCACAATCACCACAATTATTTAAGCAAATCTTGATGGTTGCTGGTACAGATAGATATTATCAAATCGTAAAATGTTTTAGAGATGAAGATTTAAGAGCAAATAGACAACCTGAATTTACACAAGTAGATTTAGAAATGAGCTTTGTAGATGAAGAAGATGTAATGGAAATTAATGAAAAATTAATTCAATATATTTTTAAGAGAGTAAAGGGAATTGATTTAAAATTACCATTTAATAGAATGAGCTATGATGACGCTATGTCAAGATTCGGGTCAGATAAACCTGATTTAAGATATGGGTTTGAAATTAAGGATATTTCTGATTTATCGGATAAAATAGAATTTAATTTATTTACAGATTCTGTAAATGAAAACAAGAAAATTAAGGCAATTAACTTTAACGGATTATCATCAAAATATTCAAGAAAACAAATTGATAAAATCACATCTTCAATGAAAGGAATGGGAGCTTCAGGATTAATTTGGTTTAGATATGAAAATGGAGAAATTAATTCCAGCATCAATAAATTTTTAAATGAAGAATATAATGACTCATTAATTGAAAGATTAGAATTAAAAGACGGAGATTTGGCACTTGTAATAATTGATAAAGAACCAAAAGTTTCTGAGTTAATGGGCAGCTTAAGAGTTATGATTGCTTCAGAAAATATTGAATTTAAGGAAGATGAATTTGCTATTACATGGATTAATGAATTTCCTATGTTTGAATATGATGACGAAGAGAATAGATATGTTGCAAAACATCATCCATTCACACATCCGGTTGATGAGGATATTAAATTATTAGATTCAAATCCTGAAAAAATGAGAGCTAAAGCTTATGATTTAGTTATAAATGGAGATGAAATAGGTGGTGGCTCAATTAGAATAAACAATTCTGATTTACAAAATAAAATATTTAATGCTTTAAAATTATCTAAAGAAGATATAGAACGTAAATTTGGATTTTTTGTAGAATCACTTAGCTATGGTACACCTCCACATGGTGGATTGGCATTTGGTTTAGACAGACTTGTTATGACATTATTAAATAAAGATAATATCAAGGATGTAATAGCGTTTCCTAAAACTCAATCAGCTTCATGTTTACTAACTGAAGCACCAACAACAATTGATAAAAAACAATTGGATGAATTAAATATTAGATTTGTTGAAGATTAG
- a CDS encoding RluA family pseudouridine synthase, whose protein sequence is MKIKVLDNENQRLDQFLSDYFEDISRSKFSNLIKNDCVFVNGVKQKSKYIVKLNDVIDVELDCLKIKKLEPQNLSIEILYEDEDIAIINKPKGIISHPTNSIRTNTVVNFLMSMYENLPNLNGEDREGIVHRLDKDTSGLMIVALNDESMINLKSMFENRSIIKKYRAIVNNRFENLSGIIEKNISRSMKNRKLMTVDENGKYAKTGYKVVMQNSQYAYLDIELFTGRTHQIRVHLSSINHPILGDKDYNNNKSNFNIDGQLLQAYYLEFKHPITNKLIKIEIPMYPEFSKYYNIIFGEEGINEKFN, encoded by the coding sequence ATGAAAATAAAGGTTTTAGATAACGAAAATCAAAGATTAGATCAATTTTTATCAGATTATTTTGAGGACATTTCCAGGTCAAAGTTTTCAAATTTAATAAAAAATGATTGTGTATTTGTAAATGGAGTTAAACAAAAATCTAAATATATTGTAAAATTAAATGATGTTATAGATGTAGAGCTTGATTGTCTTAAAATAAAAAAATTGGAGCCACAAAATTTATCTATTGAAATTTTATATGAAGATGAGGATATTGCCATTATTAATAAACCTAAGGGGATAATATCCCATCCGACAAATAGCATTAGAACAAATACGGTTGTAAATTTTTTGATGTCAATGTATGAAAATTTACCAAATTTAAATGGAGAGGATAGAGAGGGAATTGTCCATAGACTTGACAAAGATACATCCGGACTTATGATTGTGGCATTAAATGACGAATCTATGATTAACTTAAAATCAATGTTTGAAAATAGAAGCATTATAAAAAAATATAGGGCTATCGTAAATAATAGATTTGAAAATTTAAGTGGCATTATTGAAAAAAATATCTCTAGAAGCATGAAAAATCGTAAATTAATGACTGTTGATGAAAATGGTAAATATGCTAAAACCGGATATAAAGTTGTAATGCAAAATAGTCAATACGCTTATTTAGATATTGAATTATTTACGGGCAGAACTCATCAAATTAGAGTTCATTTATCAAGTATTAATCATCCAATTTTGGGAGATAAGGATTATAACAATAATAAGAGTAATTTTAATATTGATGGACAATTACTTCAAGCATATTATTTAGAATTTAAACATCCAATAACAAATAAATTAATTAAGATTGAAATTCCAATGTATCCCGAATTTAGTAAATACTATAATATAATTTTCGGAGAGGAAGGAATAAATGAAAAATTTAATTAA
- a CDS encoding serine hydroxymethyltransferase: MKNIQNFDRELFDIIKKEENRQQNNIELIASENFVSKAILEAAGSVLTNKYAEGYPGRRYYGGCKFIDEAEQLAIDRAKQLFGADHANVQPHSGSSANLGVYFALMNPFDKVLAMNLNEGGHLTHGSKVSISGTYFNFVHYGVDKETELINYDDVYKIALAEKPKIVLAGASAYSRKIDFKKFKEIADEVGAIFMVDMAHIAGLVAAGLHQNPVEYADIVTSTSHKTLRGPRGAFILSTKEYAQKINKAIFPGTQGGPLEHIIAAKAICFKEAMTDEFKEYQKQVLKNAKKLAEVLSKRGIRLVSGGTDNHLILADVSSVGLTGKEAEYMLDEVNITVNKNTIPNETKSPMVTSGIRLGTPAMTTRGMKEYEMEQIGNLICDVLLNKKENNEIIKEVKYLTSKYPLY, translated from the coding sequence ATGAAGAATATACAAAATTTTGATAGAGAATTATTTGATATCATAAAAAAGGAAGAGAACAGACAACAAAATAATATAGAATTGATAGCTTCTGAAAATTTTGTGTCAAAAGCTATATTAGAAGCTGCAGGTTCAGTATTAACAAATAAATATGCTGAAGGTTATCCGGGCAGAAGATATTATGGAGGTTGTAAATTTATTGATGAAGCAGAACAATTAGCAATAGATAGAGCAAAGCAATTATTTGGAGCTGATCATGCTAATGTACAGCCACATAGTGGTTCAAGTGCAAATTTAGGCGTATACTTTGCATTAATGAATCCATTTGATAAAGTCTTAGCGATGAATCTAAATGAGGGAGGGCATTTAACACATGGTTCTAAGGTAAGTATTTCAGGAACATACTTTAATTTTGTTCATTATGGAGTAGATAAAGAAACAGAATTAATAAATTATGATGATGTATACAAAATTGCTTTAGCGGAAAAACCCAAAATTGTATTAGCTGGTGCTAGTGCATATTCAAGAAAAATAGATTTTAAGAAATTTAAGGAAATTGCTGACGAAGTAGGAGCAATTTTTATGGTAGATATGGCTCATATTGCGGGTTTAGTTGCTGCGGGATTACATCAAAATCCTGTAGAATATGCAGATATAGTTACAAGTACAAGTCATAAAACTTTAAGAGGACCTAGAGGTGCATTTATTTTAAGCACAAAGGAATATGCACAAAAAATTAATAAAGCAATATTCCCCGGGACTCAAGGAGGACCCTTAGAACACATAATTGCTGCAAAGGCAATTTGTTTTAAGGAAGCTATGACTGATGAATTCAAAGAATATCAAAAACAGGTGTTAAAAAACGCTAAAAAATTAGCAGAAGTTTTATCTAAAAGAGGCATAAGACTTGTTTCCGGTGGTACTGATAATCATTTAATTTTGGCTGATGTTTCAAGTGTTGGATTAACAGGAAAAGAAGCTGAGTACATGCTTGATGAAGTTAATATAACTGTAAATAAAAATACTATTCCAAATGAAACAAAAAGTCCAATGGTAACTTCAGGTATAAGACTAGGAACACCAGCAATGACAACAAGAGGAATGAAAGAATATGAAATGGAACAAATTGGTAATTTGATTTGTGATGTTTTATTAAATAAAAAGGAAAATAATGAGATTATAAAAGAAGTAAAATATCTAACTTCTAAATATCCATTATATTAA
- a CDS encoding uracil-DNA glycosylase gives MIIGNGWDNILEKILKSDEFQNFYINLSREYDIYDVYPNYENIFNAFKLTKYEDIKIVIIGQDPYHQKGQANGLAFSVNSNIKTPPSLKNIFKEISSDLGIENKNPDLTAWAKQGVLLLNTILTVKDSSPRSYANSYWGVFSVEVIKKISERKNIIFMLWGNDAISLSKYIDEDNFILTSTHPSPLSAYRGFLGCKHFSKANEILEQLNKPKINWSTDENKGFR, from the coding sequence ATGATTATAGGAAACGGATGGGATAATATTCTTGAAAAAATATTAAAATCTGATGAATTTCAAAATTTTTATATTAATCTTAGTAGGGAATATGATATTTATGATGTTTACCCAAATTATGAGAATATATTCAATGCATTTAAATTAACTAAATATGAAGATATAAAAATAGTGATTATTGGACAGGATCCATATCATCAAAAAGGACAAGCTAATGGATTGGCTTTTTCAGTTAATTCTAATATTAAAACACCTCCTTCCCTTAAAAATATTTTTAAGGAAATTAGTTCGGATCTAGGCATTGAAAATAAAAATCCGGATTTGACAGCTTGGGCTAAGCAAGGTGTTTTACTTTTGAATACTATTCTTACTGTAAAAGATAGTAGTCCCAGATCATATGCGAATTCATATTGGGGTGTTTTTTCTGTTGAAGTAATAAAAAAAATTTCAGAAAGAAAAAATATAATCTTTATGTTATGGGGAAATGATGCGATTTCTTTATCAAAATATATAGATGAGGATAATTTTATATTGACATCAACACACCCTTCTCCATTATCTGCATATAGAGGATTTTTAGGATGTAAACATTTTTCAAAAGCAAATGAAATATTAGAACAGTTAAATAAACCAAAAATTAATTGGAGTACAGATGAAAATAAAGGTTTTAGATAA
- the lspA gene encoding signal peptidase II, translating to MMYILVFIVAVLIDQLTKLWAISNLKGQAQIKLVDNWLHLTYLENSGAAWGIFQNATLIFALMTILICFGICWYLLKNSNNIDIYIKIPLVIILAGAIGNLIDRLRLQYVVDFIYTPLGGLYDFPVFNFADMFVSLSAIFLIIYVYFFEAKK from the coding sequence ATGATGTATATTTTAGTTTTTATAGTAGCTGTATTAATAGATCAGCTTACAAAGTTGTGGGCTATTTCTAATTTAAAGGGACAGGCTCAAATTAAACTGGTAGATAATTGGTTACATTTAACTTATTTAGAAAATTCCGGTGCAGCGTGGGGAATATTTCAAAATGCAACCTTAATTTTTGCACTAATGACAATTTTAATTTGTTTTGGAATTTGTTGGTATTTATTAAAAAATAGTAACAATATTGACATTTACATTAAAATTCCATTGGTTATAATATTGGCAGGGGCTATTGGAAATTTAATTGATAGATTAAGATTACAATATGTTGTAGATTTTATATACACTCCTCTTGGAGGACTATATGACTTCCCTGTATTTAACTTTGCTGATATGTTTGTATCCTTATCTGCTATTTTTTTAATAATTTATGTTTATTTTTTTGAGGCTAAAAAATGA
- a CDS encoding NAD(P)H-dependent glycerol-3-phosphate dehydrogenase, protein MEISVLGGGSWGTAISKELSSKYDVIMYVRNKDTCNSINNLHKNDRYLKDYILPDNIKASSNIKDVLKNKYVINAIPTQKIRNILEDYSKYFNEDNIIINLSKGIELNSNLSISEIFEEFLPNNKFVALSGPSHAEEVIESIPTSLVAASKDINLARDVQELMSSNSLRIYTNNDLVGVELGGAVKNVLALGIGILDGLGLGDNTKAAIMTRGIHEMTRFCVAMGGKDKTLYGLAGLGDLIVTATSIHSRNRKAGELIGKGHTISTLENEIGMVVESISTCKALYNISKQKKIYMPITEVIYKILYENLDIKSATKFLMNKENKDEFEF, encoded by the coding sequence ATGGAAATTTCAGTATTAGGTGGTGGTAGTTGGGGTACCGCTATTTCTAAAGAATTATCAAGTAAATATGATGTTATTATGTATGTTAGAAACAAGGATACTTGTAATTCTATAAATAATCTTCATAAAAATGACAGATATTTGAAAGATTACATTTTGCCTGATAACATCAAGGCATCATCTAATATTAAAGATGTGTTAAAAAATAAATACGTGATAAATGCTATACCTACTCAAAAAATAAGAAATATACTGGAAGATTATTCTAAATATTTCAATGAAGATAATATAATTATAAACTTATCTAAGGGAATTGAATTAAATTCAAATTTGAGTATATCAGAAATTTTTGAAGAATTTTTACCTAATAATAAATTTGTAGCATTATCTGGACCGTCACACGCTGAGGAAGTTATTGAATCAATTCCAACATCATTAGTAGCTGCAAGTAAAGATATAAATCTTGCTAGAGATGTTCAAGAATTAATGTCAAGTAACAGCTTAAGAATATATACTAATAATGATTTAGTAGGTGTTGAACTGGGCGGTGCGGTTAAAAATGTATTAGCATTGGGAATAGGTATATTAGATGGTTTAGGATTAGGTGATAACACTAAAGCGGCTATTATGACACGTGGAATACACGAAATGACAAGGTTTTGTGTAGCAATGGGTGGGAAAGATAAGACCTTATATGGATTAGCCGGATTGGGAGATTTGATTGTAACAGCAACTTCAATACATAGTAGAAATAGAAAAGCAGGAGAACTAATAGGTAAAGGTCATACAATTTCTACTTTAGAAAATGAAATAGGAATGGTTGTAGAATCTATATCAACATGTAAAGCTTTATATAATATCAGTAAGCAAAAAAAAATATATATGCCGATAACCGAAGTGATATACAAAATATTATATGAAAATTTAGATATAAAGAGTGCTACAAAATTTTTAATGAATAAGGAAAATAAAGATGAATTTGAATTTTAA
- a CDS encoding cell division protein SepF, whose product MAFWDKVKDFIGIEEDYYEEDEFQNDVNDSDYGEKVEKKSESTLYASDKKEENNNTYEKKFDLNRSYRTETRQTNNKNLGVNKSMLVSIKEPLTFDDVKNVLDDVISGKTVVLNLEMLEIDIKTQIFYFVSGGLYSLRGSLHNVTKDIYVLVPEGVSVDSKLKETIAEKSLYQI is encoded by the coding sequence ATGGCTTTTTGGGATAAGGTAAAAGATTTTATTGGAATTGAAGAAGATTATTATGAAGAAGATGAATTTCAAAATGATGTAAATGATTCTGATTATGGAGAAAAAGTTGAAAAGAAATCAGAGTCCACATTATATGCTTCAGACAAAAAAGAAGAAAATAATAATACTTATGAAAAAAAATTCGACTTAAATAGAAGTTATAGAACTGAAACAAGACAAACAAATAATAAAAATTTAGGAGTTAATAAAAGTATGTTAGTGTCAATAAAAGAACCTTTAACATTTGATGATGTTAAAAATGTATTAGATGATGTTATATCAGGAAAGACAGTAGTTTTAAACTTGGAGATGTTAGAAATTGATATAAAAACTCAAATTTTTTATTTTGTAAGTGGCGGTTTGTATTCACTAAGAGGTTCATTACATAATGTAACAAAAGATATTTATGTTTTAGTTCCTGAAGGAGTAAGCGTAGATTCAAAATTAAAAGAAACTATTGCTGAAAAATCATTATATCAAATTTAA
- a CDS encoding SoxR reducing system RseC family protein — translation MNKVGVITKVDDDKAVVMMVSSKTCGDCSCSTLTKIHHAKSCEYGKKYLIVQNTINAKVGDPVNLEFKTTKMLKASLVLYILPLIIMVVGILISNKLQGKNPSDIISFISGITALVVSYAMLSFFDKKEDRENLIKLSKFRGY, via the coding sequence ATGAATAAAGTTGGAGTTATAACAAAAGTTGATGATGATAAAGCGGTTGTCATGATGGTATCATCCAAAACATGTGGTGATTGTAGTTGCTCAACATTAACCAAAATACACCATGCAAAATCATGTGAATACGGTAAAAAATATTTAATAGTACAAAATACCATAAATGCAAAAGTTGGGGATCCCGTAAATTTAGAATTTAAGACAACAAAAATGCTGAAAGCATCATTAGTTTTATATATTTTACCACTAATAATAATGGTGGTTGGAATATTAATTTCAAATAAATTACAAGGTAAAAATCCCAGCGATATAATTTCATTTATATCAGGTATTACTGCATTGGTTGTTTCTTATGCGATGTTAAGCTTTTTTGACAAGAAAGAAGACAGAGAAAATTTAATTAAATTAAGCAAATTTAGAGGTTATTAA
- the plsY gene encoding glycerol-3-phosphate 1-O-acyltransferase PlsY translates to MIYLLIILISYIIGSVSGAIIISYTHFNEDIRTKGSGNAGSTNIFRNYGMKYATMAFIIDSLKGFLAPFIAYYLEPQYGQYIAGVVVVIGHVWPIYYAFKGGKGMATSIGVNLYTDYKIAILQAIGFLIFNYTVKIVSVASLALTILAFVYVLIVHNTNIAFVIMSLLNTIIVIYSHRENIKRLIEGKEKKTKRMDV, encoded by the coding sequence ATGATTTATTTACTTATAATATTAATTTCGTATATAATAGGATCTGTTTCGGGAGCTATCATAATTAGTTATACACATTTTAATGAAGATATTAGAACTAAAGGTAGTGGAAATGCAGGTTCAACCAATATTTTTAGAAATTATGGAATGAAATATGCCACTATGGCATTTATTATTGACTCATTAAAAGGATTTCTAGCTCCATTTATAGCATATTATTTAGAGCCTCAATATGGGCAGTATATTGCAGGAGTAGTAGTCGTGATTGGGCATGTTTGGCCGATATATTATGCATTTAAGGGTGGTAAAGGAATGGCGACAAGTATAGGTGTAAATTTATATACAGATTATAAAATTGCAATTTTACAAGCAATAGGATTTTTGATTTTTAACTATACTGTAAAAATTGTATCTGTTGCTTCATTGGCACTTACTATACTAGCATTTGTATATGTTTTAATAGTTCATAATACAAATATAGCTTTTGTAATTATGTCATTGTTAAATACAATAATTGTAATTTATAGTCATAGAGAAAACATTAAAAGATTAATTGAGGGAAAAGAGAAAAAAACAAAAAGAATGGATGTATAA